A single window of Rubripirellula lacrimiformis DNA harbors:
- the glmS gene encoding glutamine--fructose-6-phosphate transaminase (isomerizing): MCGIVGYVGADEACPFLIDGLRRLEYRGYDSSGVAIHSGASFDITRSVGRIDSLVGRMGDSPAKGTMGIGHTRWATHGPATEPNAHPHQGGDGEVVLVHNGVIENFQILKDELIEKGYQFKSETDSEVAAHLIAENLKNTPEIEGQPNLRFLTAVQTSVARLRGTYGLAVAFRDRPNFMIAARFGSPLVIGVGKGEYFVSSDASPLAGRTDRIVYMADHQIAVLTPDGFSVLHRDSGKVRVDIRPLEVDTGDVSLGGYDHYMLKEIFEQPESIRNAMRGRLDDQDATAVFGGLNLTPQQLRSVERIILTGCGTSWHSALVGEYLIEGLARIPVSVEYASELRYRNPPIENNTLVFGITQSGETADTLAALRETKRKGHRTLAICNVVASSIAQAADGGVYLHAGPEIGVASTKAYTSQCCVLAMLALYFGRTRHLSFEGGQRLIEELRRLPTAVQQALTCDEQVRDVAKKYCDATNVLYLGRQYNFPTALEGALKLKEISYIHAEGYPAAEMKHGPIALVDEKTPSVFIVPRGTTHDKVMANMEEVKARGGPIIAVASHDDPHIEAIADDVIRVPQVQEFLQPIVTVVPLQLLSYHIALLRGCDVDKPRNLAKSVTVE, from the coding sequence ATGTGCGGAATTGTCGGGTACGTTGGCGCAGACGAAGCTTGCCCATTTTTGATCGATGGTCTTCGCCGTCTGGAATATCGCGGATACGACAGTTCGGGCGTGGCGATTCACAGCGGTGCTTCCTTTGACATTACCCGATCAGTGGGCCGCATCGATTCGTTAGTCGGTCGCATGGGCGATTCGCCCGCCAAAGGGACGATGGGCATCGGGCATACCCGTTGGGCCACGCACGGTCCTGCAACCGAACCCAACGCACACCCGCACCAAGGCGGCGATGGCGAAGTGGTCTTGGTTCACAACGGCGTGATCGAGAATTTTCAGATTCTGAAAGACGAATTGATCGAGAAAGGGTATCAGTTCAAATCGGAGACCGACAGCGAAGTCGCCGCCCACCTGATCGCAGAAAACCTAAAGAATACACCGGAAATCGAAGGCCAGCCGAATCTTCGATTTCTAACCGCTGTACAAACCTCCGTCGCTCGGCTGCGTGGCACCTACGGGTTGGCCGTGGCGTTTCGCGATCGCCCCAATTTTATGATCGCCGCTCGATTCGGAAGCCCGTTGGTGATCGGTGTCGGCAAAGGCGAATACTTCGTCAGCAGCGATGCATCCCCGTTGGCCGGACGCACCGATCGGATCGTTTACATGGCCGACCACCAAATTGCGGTGCTGACGCCCGACGGGTTCTCGGTCCTGCATCGCGATTCGGGCAAAGTCCGTGTCGATATTCGGCCGCTGGAAGTCGACACCGGTGATGTCAGTTTGGGCGGTTACGACCACTACATGCTGAAGGAAATCTTCGAGCAGCCGGAATCGATTCGCAACGCCATGCGAGGTCGGTTGGACGATCAAGACGCGACGGCCGTGTTCGGCGGTCTGAACTTGACCCCGCAACAATTGCGCAGCGTCGAACGAATCATCCTGACCGGATGCGGCACCAGCTGGCACTCGGCCTTGGTCGGCGAATACCTGATCGAAGGGCTGGCCCGGATTCCGGTCAGTGTCGAATATGCCAGCGAACTGAGGTATCGAAATCCGCCGATCGAAAACAACACGTTGGTGTTCGGCATCACCCAAAGCGGCGAAACCGCGGATACGTTGGCGGCCCTGCGCGAAACCAAACGCAAGGGACACCGCACGCTGGCGATCTGTAATGTCGTCGCCAGCTCGATCGCACAGGCGGCCGACGGTGGTGTTTATCTGCATGCCGGACCGGAAATCGGTGTTGCCAGTACCAAGGCCTACACGTCCCAGTGCTGTGTGTTGGCGATGCTGGCCCTTTACTTTGGCCGGACCCGTCACCTCAGTTTCGAAGGCGGGCAACGCCTGATCGAAGAACTTCGCCGACTGCCGACCGCCGTTCAACAGGCCCTGACCTGTGACGAACAGGTTCGTGATGTGGCCAAAAAATATTGTGACGCCACCAACGTGCTGTACCTGGGCCGCCAATACAACTTCCCGACCGCCCTGGAAGGCGCGTTGAAGCTGAAAGAAATCAGCTACATCCATGCCGAGGGATACCCGGCAGCCGAAATGAAACACGGTCCCATCGCTCTGGTCGACGAGAAGACGCCAAGCGTGTTCATCGTCCCGCGAGGCACCACGCACGACAAAGTCATGGCCAATATGGAAGAGGTCAAAGCGCGTGGCGGGCCGATCATCGCAGTGGCCAGCCACGATGACCCCCACATCGAAGCGATCGCCGACGACGTCATCCGGGTGCCGCAAGTCCAAGAATTCCTGCAGCCGATCGTCACGGTCGTGCCCCTGCAATTGCTGTCCTATCACATCGCGCTGCTGCGTGGCTGCGATGTCGACAAGCCACGAAACTTGGCCAAAAGCGTCACGGTGGAATAG
- a CDS encoding NAD-dependent epimerase, with protein MSTYLVTGAAGFIGYHLTRRLLDRGVHVVGFDNLNDYYSVSLKQDRLAQLLSHDHFTMVEADLADQSAVDGVFAKHDFDRVVHLAAQAGVRYSLENPRAYAQSNLVGFVNILEACRHAQTPHLTYASSSSVYGGGTQMPFATDARVDHPYSLYAATKKSNELMAHSYSHLYGLPTTGLRFFTVYGPWGRPDMALFLFTKAILEGRPIDVFNGGKMRRDFTYIDDIVEGVDRTSQQIAKPDPNFDPGNPNPATSAAPYQLYNIGNNEPVELGHFIEVIEDALGIKAQKNLLPMQPGDVPATYADINALESAVGFRPATSIEVGVKKFVDWYRDYYAI; from the coding sequence ATGAGCACCTATCTTGTTACCGGCGCGGCCGGATTCATCGGCTATCACCTCACTCGCCGTCTGCTTGATCGAGGTGTGCATGTCGTTGGATTTGACAACCTGAACGATTATTACAGCGTTTCGCTGAAGCAAGACCGGCTGGCTCAGTTGCTGTCCCATGACCACTTCACCATGGTCGAAGCCGATTTGGCGGATCAATCCGCCGTCGATGGCGTTTTTGCCAAGCATGATTTTGACCGAGTCGTGCACTTGGCCGCCCAGGCCGGCGTGCGGTACTCGTTGGAAAACCCAAGAGCCTACGCGCAGAGCAACCTGGTCGGGTTTGTCAACATTCTAGAGGCCTGTCGGCACGCCCAGACGCCTCATTTGACGTACGCCAGCAGCAGCAGCGTCTACGGCGGCGGGACTCAGATGCCCTTCGCAACCGACGCTCGCGTGGACCATCCGTACAGTCTGTACGCGGCCACCAAGAAGTCCAACGAACTGATGGCGCACTCCTACAGTCACCTGTACGGGTTGCCGACCACGGGATTGCGATTCTTTACGGTGTATGGTCCCTGGGGCCGCCCCGATATGGCTCTGTTCCTGTTCACCAAGGCGATCCTAGAAGGTCGCCCCATCGACGTTTTCAACGGCGGCAAGATGCGGCGAGATTTCACCTACATCGACGATATTGTCGAAGGTGTCGATCGAACCAGCCAACAGATTGCCAAGCCCGACCCGAATTTCGATCCGGGCAACCCCAATCCAGCCACCAGCGCCGCGCCGTACCAGTTGTACAATATCGGCAATAACGAACCGGTCGAACTGGGCCACTTTATCGAGGTGATCGAAGACGCCCTGGGGATCAAGGCCCAGAAGAACCTGCTGCCGATGCAGCCCGGCGACGTGCCGGCCACCTACGCCGATATCAATGCACTTGAATCGGCTGTCGGTTTTCGGCCAGCTACCTCGATCGAGGTAGGCGTCAAAAAGTTCGTCGATTGGTATCGCGACTACTACGCCATTTGA
- the leuC gene encoding 3-isopropylmalate dehydratase large subunit, with product MTDATSSAPRTMLDKIWEQHLVDAPASGPAILYIDLHLVHEVTSPQAFEGLRINNRPVRRPERTIATPDHNVPTSDRSLPIADPIARIQIQTLRENCKEFGVTLFDIDDARQGIVHVIGPENGYTQPGMTIVCGDSHTATHGAFGSLAFGIGTSEVEHVLATQTLLQFKPKTMELRVDGKLPRGVTAKDMILYLIGQLGTAGGTGYVLEFTGECVRALSMEERMTVCNMSIEAGARAGMIAPDQTTFDYLRGLPEAPKDFDAAVERWKQLPTDEGATYDVSKVFRGEDIQPQVTWGTNPGQVRSVTDKVPDPSEFSDATEKKSTANALEYMGLDAGMPIADVSLTRVFIGSCTNARIEDLRAAAAVLKGHHVSSDVSAMVVPGSGQVKLQAEKEGLDKIFVEAGFDWREAGCSMCLAMNPDKLEPGERCASTSNRNFEGRQGKGGRTHLVSPAMAAAAAVKGHFVDIRDWDYKA from the coding sequence ATGACCGACGCCACTTCGTCCGCCCCGCGGACCATGCTCGACAAAATCTGGGAACAGCACCTCGTTGACGCTCCGGCATCGGGCCCGGCGATTCTGTACATCGACCTCCATCTGGTCCACGAAGTCACCAGCCCCCAAGCGTTCGAAGGGTTGCGGATCAACAACCGCCCTGTCCGACGTCCCGAACGGACGATCGCGACGCCCGACCACAACGTTCCCACCAGCGACCGAAGTCTGCCGATCGCCGACCCGATCGCCCGCATCCAGATCCAAACTTTGCGTGAAAACTGCAAAGAGTTCGGTGTCACGTTGTTCGATATCGACGACGCCCGCCAAGGGATCGTTCACGTCATCGGCCCTGAAAATGGCTATACCCAGCCCGGGATGACGATCGTTTGCGGTGACTCGCACACCGCCACCCACGGCGCCTTCGGGTCGCTGGCATTCGGAATCGGGACCAGCGAAGTCGAACACGTCTTGGCAACACAGACGCTGCTGCAGTTCAAACCCAAGACGATGGAATTGCGTGTCGATGGCAAGTTGCCTCGCGGCGTGACCGCCAAAGACATGATCCTGTACCTGATCGGCCAACTTGGCACCGCTGGCGGTACCGGATACGTGCTTGAATTCACCGGCGAATGCGTTCGTGCATTGTCGATGGAAGAACGCATGACGGTTTGCAACATGTCGATCGAAGCTGGTGCCCGCGCCGGCATGATCGCACCGGACCAAACCACGTTCGACTACCTGCGTGGCCTTCCCGAGGCGCCCAAAGATTTTGATGCTGCTGTCGAACGTTGGAAACAGTTGCCGACCGATGAAGGTGCAACCTACGACGTGTCGAAAGTCTTCCGCGGCGAAGACATCCAGCCACAAGTCACCTGGGGCACCAACCCTGGGCAAGTTCGCAGCGTCACCGACAAGGTGCCCGATCCGTCGGAGTTCAGCGACGCAACCGAAAAGAAATCGACGGCCAACGCGTTGGAATACATGGGCCTGGATGCGGGGATGCCAATCGCAGACGTCTCGCTGACTCGCGTTTTCATCGGCTCCTGCACCAACGCACGGATCGAAGATTTGCGTGCCGCCGCCGCCGTACTGAAGGGGCACCACGTGTCATCGGACGTCAGCGCTATGGTCGTGCCGGGCAGTGGTCAAGTGAAACTGCAAGCGGAAAAAGAAGGGCTGGACAAGATCTTTGTCGAAGCCGGTTTTGATTGGCGCGAAGCTGGTTGCAGCATGTGCTTGGCGATGAACCCCGACAAGTTGGAACCAGGCGAACGATGTGCCAGTACCAGCAATCGGAACTTCGAAGGACGCCAAGGCAAAGGCGGACGTACCCACCTGGTTAGCCCCGCCATGGCCGCTGCCGCCGCAGTCAAGGGTCACTTCGTTGACATCCGCGACTGGGACTACAAAGCGTAA
- the leuD gene encoding 3-isopropylmalate dehydratase small subunit: MQNFTIHTGVVATMDRANVDTDQIIPKQFLKRIERTGFGQFLFFDWRFMDDGTTPNPEFELNRIDVKGASVLVTRKNFGNGSSREHAVWALDDYGFRVVLAPSFADIFFNNCFKNGILPIQLSEEDIEEIFQRTAANSPYQLTVNLEDQTITDGQGFDRKFEVDASRRNNMLKGLDDIAQTLQSEQKITDYENARTW, from the coding sequence ATGCAAAATTTCACCATTCATACCGGCGTCGTCGCCACGATGGACCGCGCCAACGTTGATACGGACCAGATCATCCCCAAGCAATTCCTGAAGCGAATCGAACGGACCGGTTTCGGCCAGTTCCTGTTCTTTGATTGGCGCTTCATGGATGACGGTACGACACCCAACCCCGAATTCGAACTCAATCGAATCGATGTCAAAGGGGCATCGGTGTTGGTCACCCGCAAAAACTTTGGCAACGGAAGCTCTCGCGAGCACGCCGTTTGGGCACTCGATGACTACGGTTTCCGAGTGGTTCTGGCGCCTTCGTTCGCGGACATCTTTTTCAACAATTGTTTCAAGAACGGCATTCTGCCTATCCAATTGTCCGAAGAAGATATCGAAGAAATCTTTCAGCGAACCGCCGCCAATTCGCCTTATCAGTTGACGGTCAACCTAGAAGATCAAACGATCACCGACGGACAGGGTTTCGACCGCAAGTTCGAAGTCGACGCCAGTCGTCGAAACAACATGCTGAAAGGTCTCGACGATATCGCTCAGACGCTGCAGAGCGAACAGAAGATCACCGACTACGAAAACGCTCGAACCTGGTAG
- the hemL gene encoding glutamate-1-semialdehyde 2,1-aminomutase, producing MSKATPHPIGEKSVSAFQRACKLMPGGVNSPARAFGAVGGTPLFIDRAEGPYLHDIDGRRYLDYIGSWGPMILGHANGEVIDAVVHAASRGTSFGAPTEAESLLAEQIIEAVPSVEKVRLVNSGTEATMSAIRVARGATGRNKIIKFSGNYHGHVDSLLVAAGSAAATLGAPDSPGVTPGAVGDTIVLSYNNVSEVEAAFAEYPGQIAAVILEPVVGNMGCVPATMEFLNCLRKQTTADGAILIFDEVMTGFRLAYGGAQERFGITPDMTTLGKIVGGGMPLGAYGGRADIMNQVLPAGKVFQAGTLSGNPVAVAAGSTTLRILKENPPYEYLEQQGDRLAAGLDKAANDAGIPHTVGHVGSMITLFFNPDPVHCWDDADRCDREAYGKYFWGLIGEGVYMPCSQFESLFFSRTHTEAMIDETIAAAEKVLREMA from the coding sequence TTGTCCAAGGCCACCCCACACCCGATCGGCGAGAAGAGCGTCTCTGCATTCCAGCGAGCCTGCAAGCTGATGCCCGGCGGGGTCAACAGCCCGGCTCGCGCCTTCGGTGCAGTGGGCGGAACCCCGTTGTTCATCGATCGCGCCGAAGGGCCTTATCTGCATGACATCGACGGCCGCCGGTACCTGGATTACATCGGTTCCTGGGGACCGATGATCTTGGGGCATGCCAACGGCGAAGTCATTGACGCGGTCGTCCACGCGGCCAGTCGGGGGACCAGTTTCGGTGCACCGACCGAAGCCGAATCGCTGCTGGCCGAACAGATCATCGAAGCGGTCCCCAGCGTCGAAAAGGTGCGTTTGGTCAACAGTGGCACCGAAGCGACGATGAGCGCAATTCGTGTGGCACGCGGTGCCACCGGACGCAACAAGATCATCAAGTTTTCGGGCAACTACCACGGGCACGTCGATAGCCTGCTGGTGGCCGCCGGCAGTGCGGCGGCAACACTCGGCGCCCCCGATTCGCCCGGCGTCACTCCGGGCGCCGTCGGCGACACCATCGTGCTGTCGTACAACAACGTCAGCGAAGTGGAGGCCGCGTTCGCAGAGTATCCCGGCCAAATCGCGGCTGTGATTCTGGAACCCGTCGTTGGCAACATGGGATGCGTGCCGGCGACGATGGAGTTTCTGAACTGCTTGCGCAAGCAGACGACCGCAGACGGTGCGATCCTGATCTTTGACGAAGTGATGACGGGCTTTCGTTTGGCCTATGGCGGTGCACAAGAACGTTTTGGGATCACACCCGACATGACCACCCTGGGCAAGATCGTCGGTGGCGGCATGCCGCTGGGAGCCTACGGCGGACGCGCGGATATCATGAACCAGGTCTTGCCCGCCGGGAAAGTTTTCCAGGCTGGTACGCTCAGTGGCAACCCGGTTGCGGTCGCCGCCGGCAGCACCACTCTGCGGATCCTAAAGGAAAACCCACCCTACGAGTACTTGGAACAGCAGGGCGATCGCCTGGCCGCTGGGTTGGATAAAGCCGCTAACGATGCTGGTATCCCACACACCGTTGGCCACGTTGGCAGCATGATCACGTTGTTCTTCAATCCCGATCCGGTCCACTGTTGGGACGATGCGGATCGATGCGACCGCGAAGCCTACGGCAAGTATTTCTGGGGCCTGATCGGCGAAGGTGTTTACATGCCGTGCAGC